The Salvelinus alpinus chromosome 22, SLU_Salpinus.1, whole genome shotgun sequence DNA window aaggtgaacctttgccccagtctgaggtgctgaccgctctggagcaggtttattttttttaagtgatTTTGggcatcccgagtggcgcagtagtctaacgcactagctgtgccactagagattctgggttcgagtccaggctctgtcgaagtcgaccgggagacccatggggcggcgcacaattggcccagcgtcgtccgggttaggggagggtttggccagcatcacgcactagcgacttctgtggcgggccgggcgcagtgcatgctaaCACTGTCGCCAGCCACACatttgtgcggctggcttccgggttaagtgggcattgtgtcaagaagcagtgcggcttggttaggTCGTGTTTGGGAGGATgtacggctctcgaccttcgcctctcccgagtctgtacgatagttgcagcgatgagacaagactaagtaccaattggataccacgaaattggggagaaaaatgggtaaaaaatataaaataagtgATTGGTTTAAGTTATTACACTATTGATGAAAATGTTTTACTAATCAACCAGTGTCACAAACTCTGCTGGCCGGTTACTGCTAGTGTGCCAAAAGCCTACATTAAATTAAGATTGCCAGAATGGCCAAACCACATTTTTGTACTTTTTGGCAAAAAAAATATCAACTTCGATCCCCACAGTGAATTATTTTAAAGTTCGCTACAAATGGAGATATTTAATAAAACagtgatccattctgactactacactgaacaaaaatataaacgtaacatgtaacgtgttggtcccatgtttcatgagctgaaataaaagatcccagaaatgttccatatgcacaaaaagtgtatttctctcaaattttgtgaacaaatttgtttgcttttaaaatatttaacctttatttaactaggcaagtcagttaagaacaaattcttatttacaatgaccgcctaccaagaggcaaaaaggcctcctgcggggacgggggcagGAATTAAAAATGTAggtcaaaacacacatcacgacaagagaaacaccacaacactacataaaaagAGACCAAAGGCAACAACAGCATGGCagaaacatgacaacacagcatggtagcaacacatcatgACAAcacggtagcagcacaacatgatacAGCACAAACATAATACgaacattgttgggcacagacaacagcaaaaaggtagagacaacaatacatcacacaaagcagcaacGGCCATACATGTTAGTGAGCatgtctcctttgccaaaataatccatcaacctgacaggtgtggcataacaagaggctgattaaacagcatgatcattacacaggtgcaccttgtgatggggacaataaaaggacactaaaatgtgaagtttgggtaactgtactttactatttatatatttttgactacttttacttcactacattcctaaagaaaatactatactttttactccatacattttccctgacaaccaaaagtactcgttacattttgaatgcttagcaggacaggaaaatggttaaACACATGGTCATCCGTACTGCCTCTggcctggtggactcactaaacacaaatgcatattttgtaaataatgtccatacattttaaaaacaagaaaatggtgcgctctgctttgcttaatataaggaatttcaaatgatttatacttttacttttgatacttaagtatgtttaaaaccaaatacttttagacttttactagaGATATATTTTACTGTCTGACTTTCATTttcacttgagtaactttctattaaggtatctatacttttactcaagtatgacaattgggtacttttcccaccactgggtATCtctgaccaacatatgcatatctgtattctcagtcatgtggaatccatagattagggcctaatgaattgatttaaattgactgatttccttatataaactgtaacttagtaaaagctttgaaattgttgcatgttgcgtttgtttttgttcagtatacattttcCGTCACACAAGACCACGTGCTAACACAGCCCAATCACTGGCCGGCAGGCTATGAGGAAGCTTGTACCCATATACCATATACATTAAAGAAAAAGTTCACCCAAAACCACTAATTCCTttaatttacagtgttaaataacacatatgtgatTTTTAAAAattgtgaacaaatgtttcattatggcattataataaggttggtagcaaTATGGAACATCgctgtggaaatctgttgcagctcaagtcgactacaaaGTTCACAATGAAAATGCTTGCTCTATGGGCtggctacacacaataataccaaagacaaTATCATCATGTAAAGTAGCTATTTAGCTGTGAAATCGCTTAAACAAACTacactatcaatttaggagtctagtctcaccatgttcaacctgcagattGATGAGCCTCACAGAGTGGAGTCTGACATTCGCAAGGGCAGATATACTTTGAGGAGATGGAAAACGTTGCCCATACTAAGGCACTGGGCCACGAGGTGCATGCTGGACTATTATTATGGGACAATAAGCGCTCCTCCTTCAATGGGTGAATGGGAGTCAATTGGGCGCTAGCTCAAAAAGTAAACATTAGCATGAATTTCGTCAACAAGATGTACAATATTACTAATAGTTTCCATGATATGAGCTATTTAACTTGCTATATGTAATACTGTATAGATTTGGAGTCGTGACATTAAGTACTGTCGAGGAAAATAGCCGTTTCTCGACTCATACCCTGACATTGAGAAGAGATTGTGTGATGATTATTTTAGCAACCGTTTGACGCTGCATAACAACGTGAACGAGATTGGTAGCGTCTGCTGGGTGAGGCGTTAAACGTTCAATTCATTACCCAATGAGATTCCGTCTCCTTCTTTCTCTGGGCCCATTCACCAATATGGCACGCTTGAAATTCAAATTCTTTCGGCTTTATGAGCCATCAGGAGTTTTCCGTAGGAATACTTAGATGTCGTCAGCGCTATCGCTATCTATTGGTTTTAATGTCTGCAATCAATGCATAATGTAATAATGATTACATTACGCGCAAAAACGCTATCACGTTATGCGTTCAGTATATTTATTACATTATAAATACAAAAGTTATTACATTAGCAGCGATTACATTATTGGCAGTTAGTTAATACATTATCAGTTGCTACAAACTTATTAAACTTTTCACATGCACTTTAACAATTCAACAGCACATGATCCAGCTGCACTTGCATTGTTCTGACACTTATGTCCACTAGGGGTCAACACCGTACACTGAGTATTTTTCTCTGGCTGCTTGCTAGTGTTCTGCAGCAGGATCCCCACCGAAGAGGTGTGATTCTACTGTCGCACAGTTTAGACAAGTGTAACTGTTCGAAAAGATTGGCACAAACCCATTTAATTATTTAATTTCAGAATTTATGCTACGTCAACGGGCATAAATTAGACAGTGCACTTACATGTCTTTTATTGTAAAATGTCAGCATAATTTCCTTTTTCAGGGCATTAAGCCAAAAATACATTATATAAACAAGAATATAAAACAAACCAATTGTGTAACATAAAGATTACATATTTAGCTGAACATTTAACTATGATGTTTCTATAAATAACTCATCCTTTGAACCATTTCTGACACTGGTTAGACATTTTCTTTCATAATGAAATCCTTAATGATGAAACTGCCACATCCGTTTGGAATATTACAACAACCAAGTTACTGTAagcaaacacaatttttcccctTAGACATCATTGCACACACAACAGAACCAAATTTAGGAATTCCTCTATATTAACTCCAGCTGTTATAACCGGATATTGAACTACTGGTAAGCACCATGACATTTCACAGCCAGTAACTCGTGTTAAGGTAATATTTGTATTTCCTAATGGCTGAAGCTAGCTGTAAGCTAGTGGCACAGCTCAATATGTAGCCTAATTATGCATACTGTTTAGGCAAAGTAGACTACTACTAAAGAACATACTGACAAATACAATGCAGTATTATTGTAGTTCAGATGTACTTTTGTGATATTGAAGGATGTGAGAATGTGTTCAACATTAACCTGTGACTTACTAGAGTGAGACCAATGAAAGGGATTTCTTCACAGAAGACATTTCCCCTCAGGTTAGTTTTTCCCCCCCACATTTAAAAACGGTCATCCATCTTCCCTTCAGTAGATGCCTGAGGCATGTAATGGTATTCCAAAATTCCAACTGTTTGAGTCAATCCTACCCACTACTTAATCAATCAATCTGAACTGCTTTGCTATTAGGAACATCTTACAATATAATCTCTTGATATAGCTAGGCATAAGGGatattacatttaacatttaaaacACCACTAATAGAAAACGTAGGCTAGTCTCTCATTCAGCCTTTTCTTCTTTTGTATAAAAACAGCGCATTTCAGTCATTAATCCATGTGATCAATTGGACAGAGTAAACACTACATTTCAACGTCTTGTTCTCTTTATAATGTAATAATTTCCTCAACGTTCTGGTGATCAAGACTCTACCAGTATTTCCATGATGTGCTCCAGCTCATTCAGGTCCCTGAAGCTCTGgttgagggagaagggagagggcgaAGTGGACGGAACGGAGGACAGAGAGGGTAAGTACTTAAGCAGCTCGTCACTGGCTGCAGCAGAGAGTGCTCGGACCCCCATCTCCCTGTCAAACACAGATGTGTCAATGTCATGGAAAAGTTCATCCAGTTTCACATCCTGCAGGTAGCTGGAATGCATGACCTCCTCCACACTACCAAATGCCACCCCCTCTGAGGTTCTAGAACCCTCAGGGCGCCACTCAGAACTCCAGTGCCATGTGGGGGCCTGTTTGAACCCCAGGTCTCCAGGTAGGTTCTCAATGGACATGAAAGGTGTCCTCTGAGGTGCCTGAGGCCCTGGCCCTCCATCAACGGCCAAGTCTAGTTCTTTCAGGATGGAGGAGACAGCAGCTGACAGGGAGAAGTCACTCTCTGAGGACATCCAGACCTCCTCCATGTCCTCGACACTGTTTACAACACCCAGACCAGACTCCCGGTGGGTGCAGGGGTTAGATGGGACCATGGGTGGCACAGGTCCTGACAGGTTAACTAACCCAGATGGAGGCTTGTTTTCTATGTGTATCTGCCGAAGGGTGTTGGTTATCAACACGGAGCGGCGCAAACTAGGCTCCACCAGTGCCTTCCCGCGGTGGTACTTGTCGAGGGAGATGACCAGCACTGATTGCCGCTGGCTCTCCCAAGTGGCGCTACGCATGCCCCCCACGACATCATCATGGAGTTTGCGCTTCTGTCCCTTGGATATCATCATCCTCCTCGACCAAACGAAGTTACTGTTAGCTAGAGGGAGAACACAAAACATGATAAGAATCTTTAAAGATCACATCACGTTACATGGTGAGTTGACTGCAGTTGTGGGATAATACTTAGCTAGTAATATAGCTATGTCCCGGTGATAATTGGCTAGTAAATAAATGCCTAGATAACTAACGTTAGTACAGTAGCTAACGTTGGTTAGCTaggtaacttagctagctaatagcTTTCTCTCCACTTCCTAACGTTACTTTGTCGAAatttgacaaaacaacaaacctgtCGTGCGCAACTGTTCTTCTGGCTCCAGGTATCTTTTCAATATACAAATGTAAAGAATGCTGTTAGCTCcaaatatatttgtttgcctaGCTCGCCAACCGGCAAACTAAAACGTGAACTTGTTCCCGCCCGAGATTTAAGTTTCACCAGAGGAAaaggcgaagcgagaggtttgACTCTCGCCACAATCAAGTCAAGGAGAGAAGTGAACAATTCTTCATTAGTTCttaattttctcgaaatctaaaaGCACACGCTAGATTCGAGCCAAtatcttaagtagttgaacatattattactccaacctcgtgacAAACTGAAACGTTTTAATTTTCGTCAAAACAACTTTTGCCTGTGATTTGTCGCGAGACGACTGTTAGACCCGATAACGTATTTCTACGCATGagtttagctagccaacgtcgtcATGCATTCATCTACAAGGGTGCGTTCTTAAATTGCCTCCAGTGTTGCAGTGTGCTCAGGTCGTtcttaaattcagagcgttgtcaatCTTTGGGTCTTTCGTAAATTGATTTTGGCTATCAGtgcactcttgtctgagtgtgccagagcgcagaataactgatgaattcaGATAAGCATGcgctgaaatcggagtagatagccagaattaATTTACCAACGCACCCCAAGTGTGATCAACGATTTCTATTGGAGGAACAGTTTTAGCTTATCTTCATACTGTAGTCTTTTCCCTTCGTGCTGGAAATAGTGACAAGCGGCGAGTTACATGAGTGCATTACATCACTAGGGTAGCCTACATAAgaacaaaaaatacatatttaaggCAAATTACTAATGCATGTGAATCGGATAACATTTCTCAAATAATACTAAATTAAAATATGTCCTGTATTacgagtttaaaaaaaaacacgaGTTTATGATAAGCAAGCAACTTTCTTTGGGTTTACAGTAGGCTGGCCTATTTTGACAAAGCCAGCTATGGACTGTCACGAGGTACTTTGCTCAACAAGTTACTGAATGCTTTGCATACCCATGAAACTGTGATATTAGGCTACGCAAGTCATTGCATGCCTACCTGTTTGTCTCTATATTCAAGCAGAACGCTTCTCAAATGTTTGTCTCAATCGCCAAATTAGAAATTCAAACTAGTCAGAATTGCAGTAGATAAAGGAAATGTCATCTATGGTGTTGACAGTGGTGGGATAGTCCCAGCAGTCTCTAAGCTTTTATTTGAAGTGTTCACAGAAGGGGTTGTGTACGCGACACTTCTAGATATCGGAAATAGTGACTCTGTATGTGAGTGTACTACTGCCTCTGCCAAGAAGACTTTGAGACCTTCATGGCACAGCTCAGGTGCTAGTTCACCTATAACCACAGTTATTGGTTCAAGCTCCATTTCAGCTGTTCACCCTCAATAGCAACATAGTGCCAGCAAATACCTCTGATAAACATTGTTGACATGGTTTTCTAGAGAGAGTGACACAAAGACTGGCAACCCTTTATTTCAAAAGCAAGCTATAAAATGATGACATATGATATGATTCTTAGGAATATATACATTTGTAGTCTACATTTGTTTGCACAGCACATGATCAGGCTACAAGTAGTCCTAGGCTATCAATAGCACATAGGCCTATTTGCTGACTCACTTTGCACTCATACTGTACATTCAACATTAAATTGCTGttaggaaatatatatatttttttgaacgATATAGGTCTGCACAAagtctgagacccacacacaacTACAAAGATGATTAACATATTATGTTTTTCCTACATTATAATATCCATTGTCAAGATAAtgaaaataattacaaaacaTTAGCAAAAGCCAAAGCTGCCATTTCTTTCAAGCAAGAAAGATTGGCCTGTAGAAATAAGATCTAAGTTGCGGTGTCTGATAGGCCAGCTGTGGTAACTGCTTCATGGAAacagggaaggaggagggctctGTCTTGTTCGGGTTAACTGTACTCCCCGCAAACCCCAACGGTCTTCCTGTCCCAGTCAGAGATGGACAAGCACTTGACGAAAAAGTGTCCCAGGTCATATTTGGAAATGACGCGCCCTTTCAGCATGTTCTCTGTCACTGTGTACTTCTCAGTCAAAGGGAAGTTATCTGTTGGGAATAGCAGTGCATTTATATTATTCAGAAAATGTTTACTCAATATGTTTATCATGTTTAATATCAGTTGAATTAAAAGCATGAGCTGGAGCACCCCCAGAGAACATATTTAATATACAGGTGCTGACCAATGGCGAATAAACTGTAaactattaaaaaataaaaataaaaaaaaatattgagtgTGCGACTTTATTTTAATATCAGTTGAATAACACTAATCCATCCAGTacatacccactgggcacacactttGAATCAACATTTTTCCCACATAATTTCAataaaattacattgaaccaatgtggaatagatgttgaatctgtgcccagtgggttagaGTGTGAGGAAGGATGATAGGCCTATCATGTCATTACTGGAATCActtacagtaatggtagtacagtattacatTTCTACTGATTCAGGAAATGAGGAAGGGCGATGACTAACCGTCGATGTGAGGGGGCATGACAGCCACAAAATCCAGCCCTGACTCCTTCAACACCATGTACATCCTATCATGGTCCTCCGTGACCGGCAGGAGCCTGGGTGGCACTTTAGACCGGTCCCATAGAAGGAAGGCTGTGAAGCAGAGAGGGGGACGATATAAGGATATGGTTTCTTTATGGTGGTTTATTGGAAGTTGGAAAGATTCTGTAACCCTGACTGTCCAAGATTCCTCTGTACCCGACATGCAGCCAACTACTTTGCGGATCCCCCGAGCCTTCATGGCGTCTAGGATGTTTCTGGTTCCTTCTGACATCATTGTTGTGGGACCTGTGGATTACAACTTAAACATGAACATACTGACCATTATCCTGGCCTAAGCAACCACTAGTGCAGTTAGTTACTGCAACTCACCCTGAATATTATTacaaaacatatttttacctcagaggagaaaacatgttttaatgagACTCCTGAACACATTTTGATTTTCACTTCAAGATTGATTTCAgtataaagggaaagggggatacctagtcagttgtacaactgaatgccttcaactgaaacgtgtcttctgcatttaacccaacccctataACATATCTGTTCTAACTTGGTTTTATTCACACAACTGCACATATGTTTTTACTAACTTAACATTCCTATAACTTACTAATGAAAGATTGCCTAAACTTACTGAGGTCACTCCTGGTGCCTAGAAcgatgataacaacatcctgaccCTCTATGGTCTTCTTCACATCCTCCTTATTGAGGACATCTCCCACCACCACCCTGCAGGCTTTGTGTTCTGCAGGCAGCCTGGCAGGGTCCCTCACCAGCACTGTCACATTGTAACCTGTGGACAATGATGAACAAAGAAGATTTGTGAATTTATTGACTCATCTTATCATCTACCACTGATCCAGAAGAATTTGAGTCTGATGGGAATCTGAAGATGAGTGGAATATGTAATGCAGGCAACTGGTTCATTTTTGACGAATCGATCTCAATTCTAGAGCACGGCCATGGATCGAATTGATGTTATCCAGTGTTCTGGATAAGCGCGATAAGCAGACAGCGGACTTTATCACGTATCTGCTATGCACTCATCACAATCATGTGTCAGCAGAACCCTATAACGACTTGCATGACTCAACACCTTTGTCTCGTGATCTCAGAACAAGGAAACGAAAACGCTTGGGAATCAAATAAGCCAAATTATATCTGCTTATTTTAGCACGTTTGTCACATGTGATTGAGTGTGCATTTTATATAAATGTTTATATTAATTTGAAACTGTGTAATTAATAGCATAGTTCAGATTGGAATAGAATATAAAATAACAGCACAATATAGAAGACCTGTTTTTTCCCAGAGGAAGGCTGTCGCAAATAGCTCAGCTGACCGTTGATACTTCCAATTACACTAGCATAGCATATGTTAATGACAGATGTCTGCTAGTTTAGAAACATTGCAAAACACTCCGATCACCTTTGGACCAGTCTACACAGCAAATGCTATATGAGGGATTGTGTAAATAACATATCATTAACCTAATCATATCATATCACTCATATCATTAATCATCTCCTAcaatcatttgtaaatgatgtcattTAGAAACGTTGCCTACCCGCTGCAACAGCCAGTGGTAAGGTCACCAGTCCGGTCATTCCCGTGGCCCCAAATATTGCAACATTCTTGATCGATTCTGACATAATAACAGATTGAGAAAATATCACTGGTCACAGAAGAATGTTACAATTTCTTGCTTCGTTGATCGTGTGCAACAATATCCGAAAGCACACATGCAGAATGAACCTCTTTGACACTTTGGGGAACGCCCCTTTTAGATAAACAAAAAATGCTCACTTCCGCAAAAGATCCTCCCAGCCCCATCAATTAAAGGAAAACGCACACAGTCACAACAGGGCTACATTGTGCAGGAGTCCTGCTTTTTGTGTGAATTTCAAAACGTTATTGTCAGTTGATCTATCCAGATCAACCATAGCGCACGGTTGATTTTCATGGCAAGATATATTCCTTTTAGAGAATTTCAAGTCATGTATTCTGTTTTCGTTCTCTGTCTGGAGATCCAAAGTTCTGAAAGGTTGGCATTTCCCAAAAATATGTCAAgagtgtcatgccctgatctgtttcacctgtccctgtgattgtctccaccccctccaggtgtcgcttattttccccagtgtatttattcctgtgtttcctgtctctctgtgccagtttgtcttgtatgtttccaagacAACAAGCGGTTTTCccattctcctgctttttgcatttctcctttttctagtcctcctggttttgacccttgcctgtttctggactttgtctgccactctgtacctcctggactctgatctggatttgaccttttgcctgtccacgaccattctcttgcctactccttttggattaataaacattgtaagactccaaccatctgcctcctgtgtctgtatttgggtctcgccttgtgtcatgataaggAGATCAAATTGCAAGCCTAGTCCTAGTTACCTCTTGCCAAATCACCTTCATTGCACTTCAACCAACCCCACCTCGCGACATCCATCCGGTTAAGGCACCAATGTGACTGACAAGGATTCGAACTGCCTCCTGTGTTCCACATTGTGAGCTACAAGAATGTGGTAGCCCACTAACCTAAATCCTGCAGGAATTAGTTTGGGGAGGTGCTATTGTAACGGAGTTAAGAACATGCCGTAAACTCACTCCACATCTAGCATGAGATGTCGCCGATGAAGCTATCCAATTGGTACCGTTTGTTTAGCTCATGTGTGTTGGGAAGCAGAGAATCACTAGTTTGAGTCTGATATGGGGACAGGAACAGTGGAGAAAGCTAAACTGTTAGCAGCACACTGATGTCCTTTTCACTATCACACATCTTCAGGTCTCTGGCAAGGTTGTGAATGGTTCACATAGTCTTCCCTCGTCAGACTCATGGCGATACAGTTGCTGGGGGAAGAGACGGTTCAGAGAACCACCTCTGTTACATAACATAGGCCCACTTTTCCTTAATAGATGCATTCCATAAGATGCTCCCTGTATGAAAGGCTCTTCGTTAGGTGACATTCATGTTATTAATAGATGAGGAGAGAACAATTACTGTAGGTTGAAGTAGATTCATTTTAATGTCACTTCAGGTACAAATCTTTTATTTAGTTATCCATAGATGTATCCATAGGTGGGtgtgctttttaaaaatgtatattgtTTTTTAATTCAGATTTTcatggggtgctgcagcacccttagCCCTCCTACTTCCCGCTCTGTAGTTAACTGTTTATTATCCGTTTATATACCAGTAATACAATGAGTTTATGTGAATTCACTTTTAATAATATGCCTACTTGCCAATAATTCCACTTCCGGAGTGGCGCAGTGGCACTGCATCtcgtgcaagaggcgtcactacagtccctggttcgaatccaggtggtatcacatccggccgtgattgggagtcccatagggcggcacacaattggcccagcgcattgtaaataatgatttgttcttaactgacttgcctagttaaatattggttaaataaaaataaactaataataaaaaattaaattcaacaattacaacaacaaaaaatcccggTATGACATAAACTACcttccaacagttgcaaactacATGTTCTCAAATGAAATATGTCCACGGGGAATGGAAGGGGGCATCTAACACATTCAAACAATTTCATAGAGATAGGAAAATAATTATAATGCATCTCTATTTCTAAGGAAAATAATCATAGGGCATCTCTATTTCTATCTGTAAACCCCTGGCACCATTTATAACGGGTAAAGTCCCCcccccctttctgtctctctctcaattcaattaaaatttcaatttttattgacatgggaaacatgtgttaacattgccaaagcaagtgaagtagataatacttctctctctctttctctctcgctataCGGAGGTGAGTTCCTTCGCCGCACTAATGCCGAAATCTCTCTAGCAGTATCACGAGTGGCGGGAGAGGGAGTGCGAGCGCGTAGGATATCAAGTGGACAGGATATCGGAGCCCACCGGCTTGGATTATTTGATCAAGCATCTTTGCCTGGTTGCAAGACACCTTTCATGGCAGTCTCGTGGTCCCACTAGCCAGAGCAGGGAATTTACATGTATTATCGCATTAAATGGCTTTATTAGCCAGATCTTTATACTGATCCCACAGTCCgttgtatatatatttgtatagGCTACTTGACTACTATGCCAGCGAAGAAACACGGCGTCGCGAGGCTCTGTTCATAATTTGCCCACTGGTTCATTGATACAGGCACCTCATCGACTGATTTTACGTCTATATCGGTGAAAAACAAACCCATACCTGGAATTGGGGTTAAGGTAAGGTCGTTGTAGCATATGCTGCATGTCTATATGTATATAAAAATAACATTTCCAATGTAATTGAGCATGAACAATTCGAGGTGCCTGTTTTCGTGGGAGATGCAGCAACACCGGCCTGCATTGGCTAAGGCTACTGCAGTGATTCTATAGGGCCGTATTTTATgctgtttcattttatttttctgGATATTAGGCATATGCTTTTGTTTAGATCGCAGTTTGCCATACATACTAGTTAGGCTACTATTTGTGCATGGGCTTTGAATAGCAAATGTGGACCGGTTAGGATAGGCCTTATACAATGTTGAATTATTTAGTATTGGTCCGCGCATGTTCCTGATCATTAAACGCACATAAGTGTATCACATTTGCATGACACTTTTAGAGAATTCATTGAATCTCACAATGAAGCCTTATTCTTGAAAGAAGTAGCCCAAGAGAGCACTAAATAACATGTACATATAGTAGTCTATAGCCATATGGAGCCTACACTACGTTATTGGACCGCAACTACATTAAAAGTAGTTACAATGTAAAAGCTATTTGATCCAGCAGCAGATTAGCCATATGACAATTATAGCATAGACTATGTAATCTTAATGTAGCCACTTTCTTgcttaaaaaaaagtgttaatccaAAGAAACGCACCATGCACTTGATATGGGATGGTGCAGGGGACGGTGATCATAGCCTGCGTGCGGATTGGACCAAAGAGACGGTGGTGGTAGGGATGCACGTCGCATGTATAATTTTAAGGTTAAAAGCGATAGCACAATAGGGAGTTATTAAGCAGCCCGACAACATTTTTACCTTTCCACGCATATTCCATAACAAAATATCTGTCATTGATATTCTCGTTTGCCCTGCCTTCTTACACATAGGCATGCACAGACAATTGCGTCGACACTGTAGTAGCCCACCTCATCATCACCATGGATAACCACCACCAGGCACAATTATTAATGATAGCCTAATCATGCAGCTTTGAAATGAGAAATATTTATCTAATGTGCAGAGCGTTTGTGTGGATCATGCCTAAATTCTGTTCACtgaactatatatatttttttgtcgaCCGTAGAGCTGGGCGTAGCCTGTTCTACGGATGTCAGTGTTGTTACAGTTGGTCACACACAGCTGTTTAAATTGTGACATGACTAGAGCGATTAGTTGCAACACAGTGGCGTGCTGTGACGTCACGCTACTACCGGATGTCCATTGTACGCAAAAATGTCA harbors:
- the LOC139549103 gene encoding SERTA domain-containing protein 3-like, whose translation is MMISKGQKRKLHDDVVGGMRSATWESQRQSVLVISLDKYHRGKALVEPSLRRSVLITNTLRQIHIENKPPSGLVNLSGPVPPMVPSNPCTHRESGLGVVNSVEDMEEVWMSSESDFSLSAAVSSILKELDLAVDGGPGPQAPQRTPFMSIENLPGDLGFKQAPTWHWSSEWRPEGSRTSEGVAFGSVEEVMHSSYLQDVKLDELFHDIDTSVFDREMGVRALSAAASDELLKYLPSLSSVPSTSPSPFSLNQSFRDLNELEHIMEILVES
- the LOC139549104 gene encoding flavin reductase (NADPH)-like — protein: MSESIKNVAIFGATGMTGLVTLPLAVAAGYNVTVLVRDPARLPAEHKACRVVVGDVLNKEDVKKTIEGQDVVIIVLGTRSDLSPTTMMSEGTRNILDAMKARGIRKVVGCMSAFLLWDRSKVPPRLLPVTEDHDRMYMVLKESGLDFVAVMPPHIDDNFPLTEKYTVTENMLKGRVISKYDLGHFFVKCLSISDWDRKTVGVCGEYS